The Fortiea contorta PCC 7126 genome has a segment encoding these proteins:
- a CDS encoding ExeM/NucH family extracellular endonuclease: MPSNPGLLISEILTNPNGNDSPFEYVELIATQAIDFSITPYSVVFANNGNATASGWIAGGGITYGFSITSGTVNVGDVVYVGGSSMAPTGTKLRTINTGTTTGDRFGTANATGVLGNGGGNADAVAVFATNINNITNSTVPVDAIFFGSGIGSAVVSSGTAGYQLPENDRYSGGKLQSNSFLAADPAADQILIASGTFNTATNTFTTARNWSYGAATATSAITLIPAVNLSVSSNSGSEAGTTVVTVTATASSTVSGNQTVNLGVSGTNITAGDYTLSNTTITILNGQTTGSVTFTVVDDALVEGTETAILTISNPSAGLALGSTTSQNITITDNDVANTAPTILADNETVIDPEKVTAFLSIPNNSPSGSPAAFVSGVINDPTDPARTIGIEFNVADAETAAGALTVTATSSDTAVVANAGLAVTGSGNSRNVKITPTGVGFADITVTVSDGSLSNSYVIKYAASAAGNTNTRFLTGTSDASSAIAIDSNYIFVADDEDQTIRLYDRNNSGLPVNSFNFTSSLGLDGNSEVDIEASTRIGNTIYWMGSHSNNSSNNDRPNRERIFATDITGTGANATLSFQGYYQFLEDDLIAWDNANGHGLGAGFLGLGASAAAGVSPEVPNGFNIEGLTIAPNNSTAYVAFRAPNEPTTNRTQALIVPVTNFTTILNGTGGTTGSATFGAPIFLDLGGRGIRSIERNSTTNQYLIIAGPAGAATGTAPNDFRLYTWTGNSADAPILRAADLTALNAGGSFESIVEVPNSLTGGSQIQLLVDNGDTVWYNNGTISKDLAQDNFQKFRSEIITLGAEVVTPTTVTIAATDAAAAEAGNDPGTFRITRTGSTTTALTVNYTIATSAGQAANDGTDYTPTLTGTATIAANSSFVDITITPIDDAAVEGSETVTLTLASSANYTLGGTVTATVVIADNDTVAAPAQLSPGDIIFNEYASDNDANGNDFFELLVLKDNADLRGLRVSDNELIGGVLNNNESVFVFGNDAFLSSVPKGTTIVVWTTTAGVTTDTTVNPAANDWKMVLAPGTGVTVSTDGLSGSTNTGLATGGDALYLYLPGADGNSGGTDNIYLDFISYEDDGGAIAPTGLADLNLASLADNAYYTGNTAAGNDIAANWVRYDFPATAPNVPTPGEANPGQDLSALRGGVTPTLSLSIAPNTFSEAAGASAATGTVTRTGSTTSALTVALSSNDTTEATVPNTIIIAPGQASATFAVNAVDDALVDGSQNVTITASATSFSNVTASLTVTDNDVAAPTITKIHDIQGNGATFNAGFGGTRTIEGIVVAAFLGSTKLNGFYVQEEDADADADFATSEAIFVFDNSGQFTGVAGDKVRVTGTVAEFTSTSSGVTSSLTQLSSVTSVVNLGANNLPAVTNIQFPVANVADLERYEGMLVNISGVGGNLTVTEYFQLGRFGQVVLAANGASNQPGTDGRLDQYTQFNAPSVSGYAAYLAEIAKREIILDDGSSTQNPDPIIFGRGGQPLSASNTLRGGDTVASITGVLDQRFEGYRVQTSTGVNFTPTNPRPTTVPNVGGSLKVATFNVLNYFNGNGTGGGFPTSRGAENVNEFNRQRDKTIAAIIGLNADVVSLIELENDGYGANSAIQDLVNGLNAVAGAGTYAFINPGTSLATDEITVGLIYKPGKVTPVGAAATIPNSFGNGAFDVVGRKPLAQTFQEITTGESFTAVVNHFKSKGSSSGGVGDADAGDGQGLSNGTRTRQSQDLAQWLASNPTGTTDPDYLILGDLNAYAKEDPLTTLKNAGYNNLLPDASYSYVFDGQVGSLDHALGSNSLASQVTGAEKWHINADEPTVLDYNTNFKSAGQQTSLYNADAFRSSDHDPVVVGLNLSSINIIAPPAGRNPITGTAGNDRIVGGAGAKTITTGAGRDEIVYTNIREVGHRITDFEVGKDKIVLTQLLDSLVVGGYNGTNAITDGYVKLVQGSTASSSILQIDNDGLSGSAIFRNFLALDNVTPLAMNNTQNFVF; the protein is encoded by the coding sequence ATGCCATCTAACCCTGGTTTATTAATTTCGGAAATACTGACTAACCCTAATGGTAACGACTCACCTTTTGAATATGTGGAATTGATAGCTACTCAAGCTATTGATTTCTCGATTACTCCTTATTCTGTTGTGTTTGCTAATAATGGTAATGCTACCGCTAGTGGCTGGATTGCTGGTGGTGGTATTACTTATGGTTTTAGCATTACCAGTGGTACGGTTAATGTAGGTGATGTAGTTTATGTTGGTGGCTCGTCGATGGCACCAACTGGTACAAAACTACGCACAATCAATACCGGAACAACTACAGGCGACCGCTTTGGTACGGCTAACGCCACAGGTGTACTGGGTAACGGTGGCGGTAATGCTGATGCTGTTGCAGTATTTGCAACTAATATCAACAACATTACAAATTCTACTGTTCCTGTTGACGCCATCTTTTTTGGCTCTGGTATTGGTAGTGCTGTGGTATCTAGTGGTACAGCAGGGTATCAATTACCTGAAAATGATCGTTACAGCGGTGGCAAGTTACAGTCTAACAGCTTCTTAGCCGCAGATCCAGCCGCTGATCAGATATTGATTGCATCTGGAACATTTAACACAGCCACAAATACTTTTACCACCGCTCGTAATTGGTCTTATGGTGCAGCAACGGCTACTTCTGCGATTACGCTGATTCCGGCTGTCAACCTATCCGTCAGCAGTAATTCTGGCTCAGAAGCAGGTACAACAGTCGTCACCGTTACCGCTACCGCCTCCAGCACTGTTTCTGGAAACCAAACTGTTAACTTAGGTGTGTCCGGAACAAATATCACTGCAGGTGATTACACCCTCAGCAACACAACTATTACCATTCTCAACGGACAAACCACAGGTTCTGTCACCTTCACAGTTGTTGATGACGCGCTAGTTGAAGGTACGGAAACTGCAATCCTGACCATTAGCAATCCATCTGCCGGTTTGGCGCTGGGTAGTACTACTTCCCAAAACATCACCATTACCGATAACGATGTTGCTAACACTGCTCCCACAATCCTGGCAGACAACGAAACGGTAATCGATCCTGAGAAAGTTACAGCTTTCCTGAGCATCCCTAACAATAGCCCCAGTGGAAGCCCTGCAGCTTTCGTCAGCGGTGTAATTAACGACCCCACTGACCCCGCCCGCACAATTGGGATTGAGTTTAACGTTGCTGACGCAGAGACAGCCGCAGGTGCGTTAACTGTCACAGCTACTAGCAGTGACACCGCAGTTGTCGCTAACGCTGGACTAGCAGTTACCGGCAGTGGGAACAGCCGCAACGTGAAAATTACCCCGACTGGCGTAGGCTTTGCAGACATCACCGTTACTGTTAGCGACGGTTCACTCAGTAATTCTTACGTTATTAAATACGCTGCTTCGGCGGCTGGGAATACTAATACTCGCTTCCTCACAGGGACGAGTGATGCTTCTAGTGCTATAGCGATCGACTCTAATTATATCTTCGTTGCCGACGACGAAGACCAAACCATTCGGTTGTACGATCGCAATAATTCCGGTTTACCAGTAAACAGCTTCAACTTTACCTCTTCCCTGGGATTAGATGGTAACAGCGAAGTTGATATCGAAGCCTCCACCCGGATTGGGAACACAATTTACTGGATGGGTTCCCACAGCAACAACAGCAGTAATAACGACAGACCCAACCGCGAACGCATTTTCGCCACAGATATTACTGGTACTGGAGCTAATGCCACCCTGAGTTTCCAAGGATACTATCAGTTCCTCGAAGATGACCTGATTGCTTGGGATAACGCCAACGGTCACGGTTTAGGCGCTGGCTTCTTGGGATTGGGGGCGAGTGCGGCTGCGGGTGTTTCCCCGGAAGTACCCAACGGCTTCAACATTGAAGGCTTGACAATTGCCCCCAATAATAGCACTGCCTACGTTGCCTTCCGCGCGCCCAACGAACCAACCACCAACCGTACTCAGGCGCTGATTGTTCCAGTCACCAATTTTACCACCATCCTGAATGGTACAGGTGGGACAACTGGCTCTGCAACCTTCGGTGCGCCTATCTTTCTCGATTTAGGTGGTCGTGGTATCCGCAGTATTGAGCGTAACTCGACTACTAACCAATACCTGATTATTGCTGGCCCTGCAGGTGCGGCTACAGGCACTGCACCCAACGACTTCCGGCTTTACACTTGGACTGGTAACTCAGCAGATGCACCAATATTGCGGGCAGCAGATTTAACTGCCTTGAATGCTGGGGGTAGCTTTGAGTCCATTGTTGAGGTTCCCAACTCCTTAACTGGCGGTAGCCAAATTCAACTACTAGTAGATAACGGCGATACTGTCTGGTACAACAACGGCACAATTTCCAAAGACCTCGCCCAGGACAACTTCCAAAAATTCCGCAGTGAAATTATCACCTTAGGTGCTGAAGTAGTTACACCCACAACAGTAACTATTGCCGCTACAGATGCCGCTGCAGCCGAAGCCGGAAACGACCCGGGCACTTTCCGCATCACCCGCACAGGTAGCACAACTACAGCCCTCACCGTTAACTACACCATTGCTACAAGTGCTGGTCAAGCCGCCAACGATGGCACTGACTACACTCCAACGCTGACGGGTACTGCCACGATCGCTGCTAATAGCTCCTTTGTGGATATTACCATCACCCCAATTGATGATGCTGCTGTCGAAGGTAGTGAAACAGTGACTCTCACCCTAGCCAGTAGCGCCAACTACACCTTGGGCGGGACAGTCACAGCCACAGTCGTCATTGCAGACAACGACACAGTTGCGGCACCCGCTCAACTGTCTCCAGGAGATATCATTTTCAATGAGTATGCCTCAGACAACGACGCTAACGGCAATGATTTCTTTGAGTTATTAGTCCTCAAAGATAACGCTGACTTGCGGGGATTGCGGGTAAGTGATAATGAGCTAATCGGTGGCGTCCTCAATAATAATGAATCAGTCTTTGTCTTCGGCAATGATGCCTTCTTGAGCAGCGTTCCCAAGGGCACAACAATCGTCGTTTGGACAACCACTGCTGGCGTTACCACAGATACCACCGTCAATCCCGCCGCCAACGACTGGAAAATGGTTCTAGCTCCGGGAACTGGAGTGACAGTAAGCACAGATGGACTGAGTGGTAGCACCAACACAGGATTAGCCACCGGCGGTGATGCTCTCTACCTATATTTACCAGGAGCAGATGGTAACAGTGGCGGTACTGACAACATCTACCTAGACTTTATTTCTTACGAGGATGATGGGGGAGCGATCGCACCCACCGGACTCGCTGACTTAAACTTGGCTAGTCTTGCAGATAACGCCTACTACACAGGCAACACCGCAGCTGGTAACGATATAGCTGCTAACTGGGTAAGATATGACTTCCCCGCCACTGCACCTAACGTACCCACACCAGGGGAAGCTAACCCAGGTCAAGACTTGAGTGCCTTACGTGGCGGAGTAACACCTACCCTGAGTCTCAGCATTGCACCCAACACCTTCTCAGAGGCAGCAGGTGCATCAGCAGCCACAGGAACCGTTACCCGCACTGGCAGTACTACCAGCGCCTTGACAGTCGCACTGTCTAGCAACGATACAACCGAAGCCACCGTTCCCAACACTATTATCATCGCCCCTGGACAAGCATCTGCTACCTTTGCCGTCAATGCTGTGGATGATGCCCTGGTGGATGGTTCCCAAAACGTCACGATTACCGCCAGTGCGACTAGCTTTAGCAACGTTACTGCTAGTTTGACAGTCACAGATAATGATGTTGCAGCCCCCACCATCACCAAAATCCATGATATCCAAGGAAACGGTGCCACCTTTAATGCTGGCTTTGGTGGTACACGCACTATTGAAGGTATCGTGGTTGCGGCCTTCCTGGGAAGCACAAAATTAAATGGTTTCTACGTCCAAGAAGAAGACGCCGACGCCGACGCCGACTTCGCCACCTCAGAAGCCATCTTTGTTTTTGACAACTCAGGACAGTTTACTGGGGTTGCTGGCGATAAAGTCCGGGTAACAGGAACTGTTGCCGAATTTACCAGCACTAGCAGTGGTGTTACTAGCAGCTTGACGCAGCTTTCTAGTGTGACAAGTGTAGTCAACTTAGGCGCTAACAATCTACCCGCAGTCACTAACATTCAGTTCCCTGTCGCCAACGTCGCCGACTTGGAACGTTACGAAGGGATGTTAGTTAATATTAGCGGTGTTGGTGGCAACCTTACTGTTACCGAGTATTTCCAACTCGGCCGTTTTGGACAAGTCGTCCTAGCAGCAAATGGTGCTAGTAACCAACCAGGAACCGACGGCAGACTTGACCAATATACTCAATTCAACGCCCCCAGTGTCAGCGGCTATGCTGCATACTTAGCGGAAATTGCCAAGCGGGAAATTATCCTAGACGACGGTAGCAGTACTCAAAACCCAGACCCAATTATCTTTGGTCGTGGTGGTCAACCCTTGAGTGCGAGCAACACACTCCGGGGTGGTGATACCGTTGCTAGTATTACTGGTGTTTTAGACCAGCGTTTTGAAGGCTATCGCGTTCAAACTTCCACAGGCGTCAACTTTACACCAACAAATCCCCGCCCAACTACCGTACCTAATGTAGGTGGAAGCCTGAAAGTTGCGACCTTTAACGTCCTCAACTACTTTAACGGAAATGGCACTGGTGGCGGTTTCCCCACTTCCAGAGGAGCGGAGAATGTTAACGAATTCAACCGTCAGCGTGACAAAACAATTGCTGCCATTATCGGCTTAAATGCTGATGTTGTCAGTCTGATTGAACTTGAGAACGATGGTTACGGTGCTAACAGCGCTATTCAAGATTTGGTGAATGGGTTGAACGCTGTTGCGGGTGCGGGTACTTATGCCTTCATCAATCCCGGAACCAGTTTAGCAACCGACGAAATCACCGTCGGGTTAATTTACAAACCCGGTAAAGTTACCCCAGTGGGTGCTGCGGCGACAATACCTAATAGCTTTGGTAACGGTGCGTTTGATGTGGTGGGACGGAAACCCCTAGCGCAGACATTCCAAGAAATCACCACTGGTGAGAGTTTCACCGCAGTTGTCAATCACTTTAAATCTAAGGGTTCCAGTTCTGGTGGTGTGGGTGATGCTGATGCGGGCGACGGTCAAGGCTTATCTAACGGCACACGGACTCGCCAATCTCAAGATTTGGCACAATGGCTAGCGAGTAATCCTACAGGTACCACTGACCCAGATTACCTGATTTTGGGCGACCTCAACGCCTACGCCAAGGAAGACCCGCTGACAACTTTGAAAAATGCAGGCTATAACAACCTGCTTCCAGATGCTTCCTATTCCTACGTCTTCGATGGTCAGGTAGGTTCCCTTGACCATGCTTTAGGAAGTAACAGTCTGGCGTCACAAGTTACGGGTGCAGAAAAATGGCACATCAACGCCGATGAACCCACTGTTTTAGACTACAACACCAACTTCAAGTCTGCAGGGCAGCAAACCAGCTTATATAATGCTGATGCTTTCCGTTCCTCTGACCACGACCCAGTGGTTGTAGGACTAAATTTATCCAGCATTAACATCATCGCTCCCCCCGCAGGTCGGAACCCAATCACCGGAACAGCAGGTAATGACAGAATTGTCGGCGGCGCTGGGGCAAAAACTATCACCACTGGCGCTGGTAGAGATGAGATTGTTTATACCAACATCAGGGAAGTGGGTCATCGCATCACCGATTTTGAAGTCGGTAAAGACAAAATTGTCCTGACTCAGTTGCTGGATAGTCTGGTTGTTGGTGGTTATAACGGCACAAATGCCATTACTGACGGCTATGTGAAATTGGTGCAGGGGTCTACCGCTAGCTCTAGTATCTTGCAGATTGACAATGATGGATTATCTGGTTCTGCTATCTTCAGAAATTTCCTGGCATTAGACAACGTCACTCCACTAGCGATGAACAATACTCAAAACTTCGTTTTCTAG
- a CDS encoding PEP-CTERM sorting domain-containing protein (PEP-CTERM proteins occur, often in large numbers, in the proteomes of bacteria that also encode an exosortase, a predicted intramembrane cysteine proteinase. The presence of a PEP-CTERM domain at a protein's C-terminus predicts cleavage within the sorting domain, followed by covalent anchoring to some some component of the (usually Gram-negative) cell surface. Many PEP-CTERM proteins exhibit an unusual sequence composition that includes large numbers of potential glycosylation sites. Expression of one such protein has been shown restore the ability of a bacterium to form floc, a type of biofilm.), giving the protein MFTNFKNSLLTAGTVSLLSFGSLAIANPAHAATLDLTTFQKIGDVTATPTQATLQSGTGSTVLNDGGPGSISTFLGVTPAQLDSLAPAGSFAGATAGSAIKKTLIANAGDVFSFNWNLSNNTGDAAFVTINGTVSALTGNSPFSYTFGAAGSYLFGIGLVEVDEDFGLSQLVVSNAQLQPVPEPATMLASFTTLGLGAGMLKRFRKKERV; this is encoded by the coding sequence ATGTTTACCAACTTCAAAAATTCACTTCTCACTGCGGGTACTGTCAGCTTATTAAGTTTTGGTAGTTTGGCAATTGCTAATCCTGCTCATGCTGCCACCCTTGACTTAACTACTTTTCAGAAAATCGGTGATGTCACTGCGACACCAACTCAAGCAACACTCCAGTCAGGTACTGGTAGTACAGTGCTTAATGATGGTGGTCCTGGTAGTATTTCAACTTTTCTGGGTGTAACTCCCGCTCAACTCGATAGTCTTGCTCCTGCTGGTTCATTTGCTGGCGCCACAGCAGGTTCTGCGATTAAGAAAACTCTGATTGCTAACGCTGGCGATGTTTTTAGCTTCAATTGGAATTTATCGAATAACACCGGTGACGCCGCCTTTGTCACAATTAACGGTACAGTCAGTGCTTTGACAGGAAATTCCCCTTTTAGCTATACCTTTGGCGCAGCGGGTAGTTACCTATTTGGTATCGGCCTTGTTGAAGTGGATGAGGACTTTGGTTTGTCACAGTTAGTGGTGAGCAATGCTCAACTACAACCAGTGCCTGAACCTGCAACTATGTTAGCTTCATTCACTACCTTGGGTCTTGGTGCAGGAATGTTGAAGCGCTTCCGCAAGAAGGAACGGGTGTAG